The window ACAAGGTGGTAGTGGTCCAAACTTAGAAAATGTCGGTGAAAAGTATGATGTAGATACAATCGTGGATATTGCACAAAATGGTAAAGGTGGTATGCCTGCTCAGAATATAACTGAAGAAGAGGCTACTACAATTGCTGAGTGGATTACTAGTAGAGGTTCAGGTGAAGGTGAATAAAATACTTAAAAAACAAGTACTGATTTCGATTAGTACTTGTTTTTTTTATTTCTAATAATAGGTATAATTTCAATAATTAACATTTCATAGGTATTTTGAACTTTTTTATAAATATACATCAATTGGCCTATTTCTTTTGTCGAGGAAACCCGATAAATGAAATATAAATGTAATATGGTGAAGGGTATATTTTCAGTTTAGAGATGTTA of the Halalkalibacillus sediminis genome contains:
- a CDS encoding c-type cytochrome, with the protein product MKRNIMVGVFGFMLVLGACGGGDEESGGGGDDRSEGAELYTQNCSTCHGGNLQGGSGPNLENVGEKYDVDTIVDIAQNGKGGMPAQNITEEEATTIAEWITSRGSGEGE